From one Simplicispira suum genomic stretch:
- a CDS encoding 2-hydroxymuconic semialdehyde dehydrogenase yields MKNIQNFINGEYLGSERQFDKHSPTTGAVIAKVHEADRSQVNAAVAAARAALDGPWGRMSVAERVERLHALADGINQRFDEFLDAECADTGKPRSLASHIDIPRGAANFKVFADVVKNVATEFFETATPDGRGAINYGYRTPVGVVGVICPWNLPLLLMTWKVGPALACGNTVVVKPSEETPQTAALLGEVMNAAGIPPGVYNVVHGFGPDSAGEFLTTHPGVDAITFTGETRTGEAIMKAAAHGARPVSLEMGGKNAAIVFADCDFDAAIEGTLRSVFANCGQVCLGTERVYVERPLFEKFVAALKQGAEDMKIGVPEDAAAGMGPLISKEHQAKVLSYYQLAVEEGATVVTGGGVPDMGPAHAGGSWVQPTIWTGLPETARVIKEEIFGPCCHIAPFDTEDEVLAKANDNVYGLATAIWTRDLARAHRVAQRMKVGLSWVNSWFLRDLRTPFGGSKQSGIGREGGVHSLEFYTELKNVCIKL; encoded by the coding sequence ATGAAAAATATCCAAAACTTCATCAACGGCGAATACCTGGGCAGTGAGCGCCAATTCGACAAACACTCGCCCACCACCGGCGCCGTGATTGCCAAGGTGCACGAGGCCGATCGCTCTCAGGTCAACGCTGCCGTCGCCGCCGCCCGCGCTGCGCTTGATGGCCCCTGGGGCAGGATGAGTGTGGCCGAGCGCGTCGAGCGCCTGCACGCCCTGGCCGATGGCATCAACCAGCGCTTTGATGAGTTTCTGGACGCAGAGTGCGCCGACACCGGCAAGCCTCGCAGCCTGGCGAGCCACATCGACATTCCACGCGGCGCAGCCAACTTCAAGGTGTTTGCCGACGTTGTCAAGAACGTGGCTACCGAATTTTTCGAAACCGCAACGCCCGACGGGCGCGGCGCCATCAACTACGGTTACCGCACACCCGTGGGCGTGGTGGGCGTGATCTGCCCCTGGAACCTGCCGCTGCTCTTGATGACCTGGAAGGTGGGCCCGGCGCTGGCCTGCGGCAACACCGTGGTCGTCAAGCCCTCGGAAGAAACGCCGCAGACAGCCGCCTTGCTGGGTGAGGTGATGAATGCGGCCGGCATTCCGCCCGGTGTGTACAACGTGGTGCATGGTTTTGGTCCCGATTCGGCGGGCGAATTTCTCACCACACACCCCGGCGTGGACGCCATCACTTTCACCGGCGAGACGCGCACCGGCGAGGCCATCATGAAGGCTGCCGCCCACGGTGCGCGCCCGGTGAGCCTGGAAATGGGGGGCAAGAACGCCGCCATCGTCTTTGCCGATTGCGACTTCGATGCCGCCATTGAGGGCACGTTGCGCTCGGTGTTTGCCAACTGTGGTCAGGTCTGCCTGGGCACCGAGCGGGTGTACGTCGAGCGCCCGCTTTTTGAGAAATTCGTCGCCGCTCTCAAGCAAGGCGCCGAGGACATGAAAATCGGGGTACCCGAAGACGCTGCCGCCGGCATGGGCCCCTTGATCAGCAAGGAGCACCAGGCCAAGGTGCTGTCGTACTACCAGCTTGCGGTGGAGGAGGGTGCCACGGTGGTCACCGGCGGCGGTGTGCCCGACATGGGGCCCGCGCATGCGGGGGGCTCGTGGGTTCAGCCGACGATCTGGACCGGGCTGCCCGAGACGGCGCGTGTCATCAAGGAAGAAATCTTCGGCCCCTGCTGCCACATCGCCCCCTTCGATACCGAAGACGAAGTGCTGGCCAAGGCCAACGACAACGTGTACGGCCTGGCGACTGCCATCTGGACGCGCGACCTGGCGCGCGCGCACCGCGTGGCGCAGCGCATGAAGGTGGGGCTCTCGTGGGTCAACAGCTGGTTCCTGCGCGACCTGCGCACGCCCTTTGGCGGCTCCAAGCAATCGGGCATCGGGCGTGAGGGCGGCGTGCATTCGCTGGAGTTCTACACCGAGCTCAAGAACGTCTGCATCAAGCTCTGA
- the dmpE gene encoding 2-oxopent-4-enoate hydratase, with amino-acid sequence MHTDLIQSLGDELYDALKACRTVAPLTSRHEGITIEDAYAIQQRMMARRLQAGERVVGKKIGVTSAAVMNMLGVYQPDFGWLTDAMVYNEGEAIAASTLIQPKAEGEIAFVLKKSLKGPGVTAADVLAATEGVMACFEIVDSRIQDWKIKIQDTVADNASCGVFVLGDRLVDPRDVDLVTCGMVLEKNGEIVATGAGAAALGHPANAVAWLANTLGSHGIALEAGEVVLSGSLAIMVPVVAGDNLRVTIGGIGGCSVRFV; translated from the coding sequence ATGCACACCGATCTGATCCAGTCTCTGGGCGATGAACTCTACGACGCGCTGAAAGCCTGCCGCACCGTGGCGCCCCTTACCAGCCGCCACGAAGGCATTACCATCGAAGATGCCTACGCCATCCAGCAACGCATGATGGCGCGCCGCCTGCAAGCGGGTGAGCGCGTAGTGGGCAAGAAAATTGGCGTCACCAGCGCTGCCGTGATGAACATGCTGGGTGTCTACCAGCCCGACTTTGGCTGGCTCACCGACGCCATGGTCTACAACGAAGGCGAAGCCATTGCCGCCAGCACGCTGATCCAGCCCAAGGCGGAGGGCGAAATCGCCTTTGTGCTCAAGAAGTCGCTCAAGGGCCCCGGCGTGACTGCGGCCGACGTGCTGGCTGCCACCGAGGGCGTGATGGCGTGCTTTGAGATCGTCGATTCGCGCATCCAGGACTGGAAGATCAAGATTCAGGACACCGTGGCCGACAACGCCTCTTGCGGCGTCTTTGTGCTCGGCGACCGCCTGGTGGACCCGCGCGATGTGGACCTGGTCACCTGCGGCATGGTGCTGGAGAAAAACGGCGAAATCGTCGCCACCGGTGCCGGCGCCGCCGCCCTTGGCCATCCAGCCAATGCCGTGGCCTGGCTGGCCAACACGCTGGGCTCGCACGGTATTGCGCTGGAAGCGGGTGAAGTGGTGTTGTCGGGTTCGCTCGCCATCATGGTTCCCGTGGTCGCAGGCGACAACCTGCGCGTGACCATCGGCGGCATTGGCGGTTGCTCGGTCCGGTTTGTATGA
- a CDS encoding acetaldehyde dehydrogenase (acetylating) gives MSKKIKCALIGPGNIGTDLLAKLQRSAVLEAVWMVGIDPESDGLKRAREMGIKTTAEGVDGLIPHMKADGVQIVFDATSAYVHAENSRKVNAEGAMMIDLTPAAIGPFCVPPVNLKQHVGQREMNVNMVTCGGQATIPMIYAVSRVQAVAYGEIVATVSSRSAGPGTRKNIDEFTRTTAGAVEKVGGAKKGKAIIIINPAEPPMIMRDTVHCLTEGEPDQAAITASIHEMIKEVQKYVPGYRLVNGPVFDGKRVSVFLEVEGLGDYLPKYAGNLDIMTAAAARTAEMFAQEILAGSLTLEAVAA, from the coding sequence ATGAGCAAAAAAATCAAATGCGCCTTGATCGGGCCTGGAAATATTGGCACCGACTTGCTGGCCAAGCTCCAGCGCAGTGCGGTCCTGGAGGCGGTCTGGATGGTTGGCATCGACCCGGAGTCCGACGGATTGAAGCGCGCCCGCGAGATGGGCATCAAAACCACCGCCGAAGGCGTCGATGGCCTGATTCCTCACATGAAGGCAGACGGCGTGCAGATCGTTTTTGACGCCACCAGCGCCTATGTGCACGCGGAGAATTCGCGCAAGGTAAATGCCGAGGGCGCGATGATGATTGACCTCACGCCCGCCGCCATCGGGCCGTTCTGCGTACCGCCGGTGAACTTGAAGCAGCACGTTGGCCAGCGTGAGATGAACGTCAACATGGTCACCTGCGGAGGCCAGGCCACGATTCCCATGATCTACGCGGTCAGCCGCGTACAGGCCGTGGCGTATGGTGAGATTGTTGCCACCGTCTCGTCCAGATCTGCGGGCCCAGGGACGCGCAAGAACATTGACGAATTCACCCGCACCACGGCCGGTGCCGTCGAGAAAGTGGGCGGTGCCAAAAAGGGCAAGGCCATCATCATCATCAACCCGGCTGAGCCGCCGATGATCATGCGCGACACCGTGCATTGCCTCACCGAGGGCGAGCCGGATCAGGCCGCCATCACGGCCTCCATCCACGAGATGATCAAGGAAGTGCAGAAGTACGTGCCGGGCTACCGTCTGGTCAACGGTCCGGTATTTGACGGCAAGCGTGTCTCCGTCTTTCTCGAGGTGGAAGGCCTGGGTGACTACCTGCCCAAGTACGCAGGCAATCTGGACATCATGACCGCCGCCGCCGCGCGCACGGCAGAGATGTTTGCACAAGAAATTCTGGCCGGCTCGCTCACGCTTGAAGCCGTCGCCGCCTGA
- the dmpG gene encoding 4-hydroxy-2-oxovalerate aldolase: MSTLKGKKVRLHDMTLRDGMHPKRHLMTLEQMTSVATALDGAGMPLIEVTHGDGLGGSSVNYGFPAHTDEEYLGAVVPLMQHAKVSALLIPGIGTVDHLRMAHDLGVHTIRVATHCTEADVSEQHIGLARKLGMDTVGFLMMSHMNSAEGLVTQARLMEGYGANCIYITDSAGHMLPHDVKEKLGAVRQALKPETELGFHGHHNLAMGVANSLAAIEVGCSRIDAAAAGLGAGAGNTPMEVLVAVCDLMGIDTGVDVFKIQDVAEDLVVPIMDFPIRIDRDALTLGYAGVYGSFLLFAKRASQKYGVPAREILVEMGRRGMVGGQEDMIEDTALTLAKARGLQVA; this comes from the coding sequence ATGAGCACACTCAAAGGCAAAAAAGTTCGTCTGCACGATATGACGCTGCGCGACGGCATGCACCCCAAGCGCCACCTGATGACCTTGGAGCAGATGACCTCCGTCGCCACTGCACTGGACGGGGCTGGCATGCCGCTGATCGAGGTGACGCACGGCGACGGTCTGGGCGGCAGCTCGGTCAACTACGGTTTTCCGGCCCACACCGACGAGGAATACCTGGGTGCGGTGGTTCCGCTAATGCAGCATGCCAAAGTCTCGGCTCTGCTCATTCCCGGTATCGGTACCGTGGACCACCTGCGCATGGCGCACGATCTGGGTGTGCACACCATTCGCGTCGCCACGCACTGCACCGAGGCCGACGTGAGCGAGCAGCACATTGGCCTGGCGCGCAAGCTCGGCATGGACACCGTGGGCTTTCTGATGATGAGCCACATGAACAGTGCCGAAGGCCTGGTCACGCAGGCCAGGCTGATGGAGGGCTACGGCGCCAACTGCATCTACATCACCGACTCGGCCGGTCACATGTTGCCGCACGACGTGAAAGAAAAACTCGGTGCGGTGCGCCAGGCCTTGAAGCCCGAGACCGAACTCGGCTTTCACGGCCACCACAACCTCGCGATGGGCGTTGCCAACAGCCTGGCCGCCATTGAAGTGGGCTGCAGCCGCATCGATGCGGCCGCCGCCGGCCTGGGTGCGGGTGCGGGCAATACCCCCATGGAAGTGCTGGTGGCGGTATGCGATCTGATGGGTATAGACACCGGTGTCGATGTTTTCAAGATCCAGGACGTTGCCGAAGACTTGGTTGTGCCCATCATGGATTTTCCCATCCGAATCGATCGTGACGCACTTACGCTGGGCTATGCCGGCGTGTACGGCTCCTTTCTGTTGTTCGCCAAGCGCGCAAGCCAGAAGTACGGTGTTCCGGCGCGTGAAATCCTTGTCGAAATGGGCCGCCGTGGCATGGTCGGCGGCCAGGAAGACATGATCGAAGACACCGCGCTCACGCTGGCCAAGGCGCGCGGTTTGCAAGTGGCTTGA
- the dmpH gene encoding 2-oxo-3-hexenedioate decarboxylase has translation MALNASTLDQLAEQLENCQLKAKDTLKITESHPDMGWDDAYAIQDRILARKLARGARVVGYKAGLTSHAKMKQMDVTDPVFGFLVDEFVVPEGGEIKVSDLIHPKVEPEICFVTRTELKGPGCHIGAVLAASDVVLPGIEVIDSRYRDFKFDLKSVVADNTSAARFVVGGRVASARDLDLRTLGIVLEKNGQPVALGAGAAVLGHPAAAVAMLVNHLGRRGKTLPAGSLVLSGGITEAVAVQAGDNVTLRIQHLGSVSVRFV, from the coding sequence ATGGCACTGAACGCATCCACCCTCGACCAGCTTGCAGAACAGCTGGAAAACTGCCAGCTCAAGGCAAAAGACACACTGAAGATCACCGAGTCCCATCCGGACATGGGCTGGGACGACGCCTACGCCATTCAGGACCGCATCCTGGCGCGCAAGCTCGCGCGCGGTGCCCGCGTGGTGGGCTACAAGGCAGGGCTTACCTCCCATGCCAAGATGAAGCAGATGGACGTGACCGACCCGGTGTTCGGCTTTCTGGTCGACGAGTTCGTTGTTCCCGAAGGTGGCGAAATTAAGGTGAGCGACTTGATCCACCCCAAGGTCGAACCGGAGATCTGCTTCGTCACCCGCACCGAACTCAAGGGCCCGGGTTGCCATATCGGCGCCGTACTGGCTGCCAGCGACGTGGTGCTCCCCGGCATCGAAGTGATCGACAGCCGCTACCGTGATTTCAAATTTGACCTGAAAAGCGTGGTGGCCGACAACACCTCGGCCGCGCGCTTCGTGGTTGGCGGCCGCGTGGCCTCCGCGCGCGACCTGGATCTGCGCACCCTTGGCATCGTGCTGGAGAAGAACGGCCAGCCGGTGGCGCTGGGCGCTGGAGCGGCGGTGTTGGGGCATCCGGCCGCAGCGGTCGCCATGCTGGTCAACCACCTGGGTCGGCGCGGGAAGACGCTGCCCGCAGGCAGCCTGGTGCTCTCGGGCGGCATCACCGAGGCGGTGGCGGTTCAGGCGGGTGACAACGTGACGCTGCGCATTCAGCACCTGGGCAGTGTGTCCGTGCGTTTTGTTTAA
- a CDS encoding 2-hydroxymuconate tautomerase, with product MPFAQIYMIEGRTAEQKKAVIEKVTQALHEAVGAPVENVRVWIHDVPKENWGIAGVSAKDLGR from the coding sequence ATGCCATTTGCCCAGATTTACATGATTGAAGGCCGAACGGCCGAGCAGAAAAAGGCCGTCATTGAAAAGGTCACCCAGGCGCTGCACGAAGCCGTAGGCGCACCCGTGGAGAACGTGCGTGTCTGGATTCACGACGTCCCCAAAGAAAACTGGGGAATTGCCGGGGTGAGCGCGAAGGATCTCGGGCGTTGA
- the coaBC gene encoding bifunctional phosphopantothenoylcysteine decarboxylase/phosphopantothenate--cysteine ligase CoaBC has translation MNAIAGKHIVLGLTGGIACYKAAEFCRALVKAGASVQVVMTQAAEQFITPVTMQALSNRPVYSSQWDVRADNNMAHINLSREADAIVVAPCSADFIARLAHGAADDLLALMCLARPVERVPLLLAPAMNREMWAHPATQRNLVQVQQDGAVVLGVGSGDQACGETGDGRMLEPQELLEEAGAFFQPKLLAGQQMLVTAGPTFEAIDPVRGITNHSSGKMGFAIARAAREAGAEVTLVAGPVSLPTPRGVRRIDVVSAQNMYDAVIPLARDASIFVAAAAVADWRPDRAAQEKIKKDGSGATPTLGFAENPDILATVAQSERARSGALYCVGFAAESHDLLVHATAKRARKGVPLLVGNIGPATFGQDDNALLLVDAHGHSELARASKRVLAQQLVAEIAARRSSTRSEE, from the coding sequence ATGAATGCGATCGCTGGCAAACACATCGTCCTTGGACTCACTGGCGGCATCGCCTGCTACAAGGCAGCCGAGTTTTGCCGCGCTCTGGTAAAAGCCGGGGCCAGCGTGCAGGTGGTGATGACGCAGGCGGCCGAGCAGTTCATCACGCCCGTGACCATGCAGGCACTGAGCAACCGGCCGGTGTACAGCTCGCAATGGGATGTGCGCGCGGACAACAACATGGCGCACATCAACCTCAGCCGGGAGGCCGACGCGATTGTCGTCGCGCCCTGCAGTGCAGATTTCATCGCCCGCCTGGCGCACGGAGCGGCCGACGATTTGCTGGCGCTGATGTGCCTGGCGCGGCCCGTGGAGCGGGTGCCGCTGCTGCTCGCCCCCGCCATGAACCGCGAGATGTGGGCGCATCCTGCCACGCAGCGCAACCTTGTGCAGGTGCAGCAAGATGGTGCCGTGGTGCTGGGCGTGGGCAGTGGTGATCAGGCCTGCGGCGAAACTGGCGATGGCCGCATGCTGGAACCGCAGGAGTTGCTGGAAGAAGCGGGGGCCTTTTTTCAGCCTAAGCTGTTGGCGGGGCAACAGATGCTCGTCACCGCGGGCCCCACGTTTGAAGCCATCGACCCGGTGCGCGGCATCACCAACCATTCGAGCGGCAAGATGGGCTTTGCCATTGCCCGTGCTGCCCGCGAGGCCGGTGCCGAGGTGACGCTGGTGGCTGGCCCGGTGTCTTTGCCCACGCCGCGTGGAGTGCGGCGCATCGATGTGGTTTCGGCACAGAATATGTACGATGCGGTGATTCCGCTTGCGCGGGATGCTTCTATTTTTGTAGCAGCAGCGGCTGTAGCTGACTGGCGACCGGACCGAGCCGCGCAGGAAAAAATCAAGAAGGACGGCAGTGGCGCCACGCCCACGCTTGGCTTTGCCGAAAACCCCGACATTCTGGCCACTGTTGCGCAGTCCGAGCGGGCCCGTAGCGGCGCGCTGTACTGCGTGGGATTTGCCGCCGAAAGCCATGACTTGCTGGTGCACGCGACCGCCAAGCGCGCACGCAAGGGAGTGCCGCTGTTGGTGGGCAACATCGGCCCGGCCACGTTCGGGCAGGACGACAATGCGCTGCTCCTGGTGGATGCGCACGGCCACAGCGAGCTGGCGCGCGCCAGCAAACGCGTGTTGGCACAGCAGTTGGTGGCCGAGATTGCTGCCAGAAGGTCGTCAACACGTTCTGAGGAGTGA
- the dut gene encoding dUTP diphosphatase, whose amino-acid sequence MNIDIKVLDARMADALPVYATAGSAGLDLRACLDASLTLAPGACEMVGTGFAIHLADAGYAALILPRSGLGHKHGIVLGNLVGLIDSDYQGELKLSVWNRSAEPFVIAPMDRLAQLVVVPVVQARFNVVASFAASERGEGGYGSTGQG is encoded by the coding sequence ATGAACATTGACATCAAGGTCCTCGACGCACGCATGGCCGATGCCCTGCCCGTGTATGCCACTGCGGGCAGCGCAGGGCTGGATTTGCGCGCCTGCCTGGACGCGTCGCTCACCCTGGCGCCTGGCGCTTGCGAAATGGTCGGAACGGGTTTTGCTATCCATCTGGCCGATGCCGGCTACGCGGCGCTGATTCTTCCGCGCTCGGGGTTGGGGCACAAGCACGGAATCGTGCTGGGCAATCTGGTGGGTTTGATCGACAGCGACTACCAGGGCGAACTGAAACTCAGCGTCTGGAACCGCAGCGCCGAGCCCTTCGTCATTGCACCGATGGACCGGCTTGCGCAACTGGTGGTGGTGCCGGTGGTGCAGGCGCGTTTCAATGTGGTTGCCTCGTTTGCAGCAAGCGAGCGGGGCGAGGGCGGTTATGGTTCAACAGGACAGGGCTAA
- a CDS encoding glycine zipper 2TM domain-containing protein: MKISNFQRAGIVTASAVLAASLAACAAPRSDYPTGGYQQGAYSAPERGTEYGRVTNIYQLQGQSSGRTSGAGAVIGAVVGGVLGHQIGGGSGRTLATAAGVVGGAVAGNAIEEHNSGGGRASGYRVVIRLDQGGQRDYDVSSPGDLRVGDRVRMVNGQISRY; this comes from the coding sequence ATGAAGATTTCCAACTTCCAACGTGCCGGTATTGTGACGGCCAGTGCGGTTTTGGCCGCCAGCCTGGCCGCATGCGCAGCGCCTCGCTCAGACTACCCTACGGGCGGATACCAGCAAGGGGCCTACTCGGCGCCGGAGCGAGGCACGGAATATGGCCGGGTGACGAATATCTATCAGCTTCAGGGTCAAAGCTCTGGCAGAACATCGGGCGCCGGTGCAGTCATCGGGGCCGTGGTTGGTGGGGTGTTGGGCCACCAGATTGGCGGCGGAAGCGGGCGCACGCTTGCGACAGCCGCAGGTGTGGTTGGCGGTGCGGTCGCCGGCAATGCCATCGAAGAACACAATAGCGGTGGTGGCCGCGCCAGTGGCTACCGTGTCGTTATTCGACTCGATCAGGGCGGCCAGCGCGACTATGACGTCAGTTCGCCCGGCGACCTCCGCGTGGGAGACCGCGTGCGCATGGTCAACGGCCAGATTTCGCGCTATTGA
- a CDS encoding FKBP-type peptidyl-prolyl cis-trans isomerase, producing MEITQQCVVALTWVLKDTLGEELDVLDEPVEFFVGGNDLLARVEEALQGHTNGAQLDLHLEPEEAFGEFDEELLFLEPLVLFPKDIEEGMSFEGTALPAGVSPEATREGLYTVSQIYPEHVVLDGNHPLAGIALRLHLEVHGVRQASEEEIARGSAGTGFFQVHAQAPGSSNIH from the coding sequence ATGGAAATCACACAGCAATGCGTCGTCGCCCTGACCTGGGTATTGAAAGACACACTGGGCGAGGAACTAGACGTCCTTGATGAGCCCGTGGAATTCTTTGTCGGCGGCAACGATTTGCTGGCCCGCGTCGAGGAAGCTCTACAAGGCCACACCAATGGCGCGCAGCTCGATCTGCATCTGGAGCCAGAAGAAGCCTTTGGCGAGTTCGATGAGGAACTGTTGTTTCTGGAACCCCTCGTCTTGTTCCCCAAGGACATTGAAGAAGGCATGAGTTTCGAGGGAACGGCACTGCCTGCGGGCGTCAGCCCGGAGGCGACGCGCGAGGGCTTGTACACCGTCTCACAGATTTATCCCGAGCATGTGGTGCTCGATGGCAACCACCCGCTGGCAGGAATTGCCCTGCGTCTGCATCTTGAAGTGCACGGTGTGCGCCAGGCGAGCGAGGAAGAAATTGCGCGCGGCAGCGCCGGAACCGGCTTCTTTCAGGTGCACGCGCAGGCGCCCGGCAGCAGCAACATTCACTGA
- a CDS encoding MBL fold metallo-hydrolase, whose translation MLRFCSLGSGSSGNASVVEGSSGASVRRLLIDCGFGPRQLAQRLARAGLACSDLDAIFITHEHSDHVGCALSLAQQHGIALWMSAGTHAAIGSPAIGPLLHLVRDGEAIDLGAFEALPFTVPHDAREPLQLRCSNGAKHLGIATDFGHATPHVLSQLAGCHALLLEANHDQQLLAQSAYPPFLKRRIGGTHGHLANTAAAAVLAAVSHSGLRQVVAAHLSERNNRPELVRTLFAQTLGWDTSAIEIADPARGTPWLSVG comes from the coding sequence ATGCTGCGCTTTTGCAGCTTGGGCAGCGGCAGCTCGGGCAACGCCAGCGTCGTCGAGGGCAGCAGCGGCGCTTCGGTTCGGCGCCTGCTCATCGACTGCGGTTTCGGTCCCCGGCAGCTCGCGCAGCGCCTGGCACGCGCCGGCCTGGCCTGCAGCGATCTGGACGCCATATTCATCACCCACGAGCACTCCGATCACGTGGGCTGCGCGCTTTCCCTCGCGCAGCAGCATGGCATTGCACTGTGGATGAGCGCCGGGACGCACGCGGCCATCGGCAGTCCTGCCATAGGCCCTCTTCTGCACTTGGTACGTGACGGCGAAGCCATTGACCTTGGCGCTTTTGAAGCACTGCCTTTCACCGTTCCCCACGACGCCCGCGAACCCCTGCAATTGCGATGCAGCAATGGAGCGAAGCATCTGGGCATCGCCACAGACTTCGGGCATGCCACGCCCCACGTGCTGTCGCAGCTCGCGGGCTGTCATGCGCTTTTGCTGGAAGCCAATCACGACCAGCAACTGCTGGCGCAATCGGCCTATCCGCCTTTTCTGAAACGGCGCATTGGCGGTACCCACGGCCATCTGGCCAACACGGCGGCGGCAGCCGTGCTGGCGGCAGTGAGCCACTCTGGCCTGCGCCAGGTGGTGGCCGCCCACTTGAGCGAGCGCAACAACCGGCCCGAACTCGTACGCACATTGTTCGCGCAAACCCTGGGCTGGGACACTAGCGCTATCGAGATCGCGGATCCAGCCCGCGGCACACCGTGGCTTTCCGTAGGTTAG
- the bamC gene encoding outer membrane protein assembly factor BamC has protein sequence MKHAARFGLLGLTIALSACSVLEGDKIDYKSASKGQTLEVPPDLKQLSRDTRYAVPGGVVSANALEAGKAAQTPDSQAAANRMGDVRIERNGDQRWLVVQRPVEKLWDPVRDFWLENGFTLSLDQINLGIMETDWAENRAKIPQDFIRSTLGKVFDSLYSTGERDKFRTRLERRPDGSTEIFVSHRGMIEVYNSAAKDSTVWQPRPTDPELEVEFLRRMMVKLGVPAEAARAAAASSPQAASVRVARQGNIPVVQIDEGFERAWRRVGLTLDRTGFTVEDRDRSQGVYFVRYVAPGTDQKEPGFFGKVLGVFGSSKSATPPLKYRIVVRSEGNASVVSVLDASGAPENSENAARIVRVIADDLK, from the coding sequence GTGAAACATGCTGCACGATTTGGCCTGCTCGGCCTGACCATTGCGTTGTCTGCCTGCTCGGTGCTGGAGGGCGACAAGATTGACTACAAAAGCGCAAGCAAAGGCCAGACGCTGGAAGTCCCGCCAGACCTCAAGCAGCTCTCGCGCGACACACGCTATGCCGTGCCCGGCGGCGTCGTGTCGGCCAATGCCCTCGAAGCCGGCAAGGCTGCCCAAACACCCGACAGCCAGGCAGCAGCAAACCGAATGGGCGACGTTCGCATCGAGCGCAATGGCGACCAGCGCTGGCTGGTGGTGCAGCGCCCGGTAGAAAAGCTGTGGGACCCGGTGCGCGATTTCTGGCTGGAAAACGGTTTTACGCTGTCGCTTGACCAGATCAATCTGGGAATCATGGAAACCGACTGGGCAGAAAACCGCGCCAAGATTCCTCAGGACTTCATTCGCTCCACCTTGGGCAAGGTGTTTGATTCGCTCTACTCCACCGGCGAGCGCGACAAATTCCGCACGCGCCTGGAGCGCCGCCCCGATGGCAGCACGGAGATTTTTGTCAGCCACCGCGGAATGATCGAGGTCTACAACAGCGCTGCCAAGGACTCCACGGTGTGGCAGCCGCGCCCGACCGACCCGGAACTGGAAGTCGAGTTCCTGCGCCGCATGATGGTCAAACTCGGTGTGCCGGCTGAAGCCGCCCGTGCTGCCGCAGCCTCGTCGCCCCAGGCAGCCAGCGTGCGCGTTGCTCGCCAGGGCAATATCCCCGTTGTGCAGATCGACGAAGGCTTCGAGCGCGCCTGGCGCCGCGTGGGCCTGACGCTGGACCGAACCGGATTTACCGTGGAAGACCGCGACCGCAGCCAGGGCGTGTATTTCGTGCGCTACGTGGCCCCTGGCACCGACCAGAAGGAGCCCGGCTTCTTCGGCAAGGTCTTGGGCGTGTTTGGCAGTTCGAAATCGGCGACACCTCCGCTCAAATACCGCATCGTCGTACGCAGCGAAGGCAATGCCAGCGTGGTGTCGGTACTGGACGCAAGTGGCGCCCCAGAGAACTCGGAGAACGCCGCCCGCATCGTGCGCGTGATCGCCGACGACCTCAAGTAG